From Candidatus Paceibacterota bacterium, a single genomic window includes:
- the pilM gene encoding pilus assembly protein PilM, translating to MNALEKFFPVPEYMAMPAIGLDISDQSIRFLELERKGSHFSIGRYGEKKVHKGLMEAGKLKDISGMKEVLRVIGTEQKFSFTNVSLSEEEAYLFRMKVPRVRLRELRGSIDLQLENYVPLKASEVVFDYEIISEDESGYDIEVSVLPKGVAQNYFDLFEGTNLTPLVFEIEAQAIARAVIKRKDKRTYMVVDFGETRTGISVVSEGVLMFTSTLDVVGGHSLNEAIEKSFKVSPEEAELMKREKGIRKSAGKNDLFQALIGPISVLRDEINKHYVYWHTYKEGGGKDKEKIEKIILCGGDANLLGLTDYLSASLKVPVERANIWTNVDYRDGFIPEIEFNDSLRYATAVGLALGGFWGHD from the coding sequence ATGAACGCACTCGAAAAGTTCTTTCCTGTTCCAGAGTACATGGCTATGCCGGCTATCGGCCTTGATATTTCTGATCAATCAATTCGCTTTTTGGAACTAGAAAGAAAAGGTAGTCATTTCTCTATTGGACGCTACGGCGAAAAGAAAGTTCACAAAGGATTAATGGAGGCAGGGAAGCTTAAAGATATTTCTGGAATGAAAGAAGTGCTCCGTGTCATAGGGACAGAACAAAAATTTTCTTTTACTAATGTTTCACTTTCTGAAGAAGAAGCTTACTTATTCCGCATGAAAGTACCACGAGTTAGATTGAGAGAATTAAGAGGGAGTATCGATCTTCAACTTGAAAACTATGTTCCACTCAAGGCGAGCGAAGTTGTTTTTGATTATGAAATAATCAGCGAGGACGAAAGTGGTTATGATATTGAAGTTTCTGTTTTACCAAAAGGAGTGGCTCAAAACTACTTTGATTTGTTTGAGGGAACTAATTTAACACCCCTTGTTTTTGAAATTGAAGCGCAAGCTATCGCGAGGGCAGTTATAAAAAGAAAAGACAAAAGAACTTACATGGTGGTTGATTTTGGCGAAACCAGAACTGGAATATCCGTTGTGAGTGAAGGTGTGCTGATGTTTACTTCAACACTCGATGTTGTGGGGGGGCACTCACTTAACGAAGCAATTGAAAAGAGCTTCAAGGTATCTCCCGAAGAAGCAGAGTTAATGAAGAGGGAGAAAGGGATTAGAAAAAGTGCTGGCAAGAATGACCTCTTTCAGGCTCTTATTGGACCAATCTCTGTTTTGCGCGATGAAATAAATAAACACTATGTCTATTGGCATACATACAAAGAGGGTGGTGGAAAAGACAAAGAGAAGATTGAAAAAATAATTCTTTGCGGAGGGGATGCTAACTTACTTGGGTTAACAGATTATCTTTCTGCAAGTCTTAAGGTCCCTGTTGAGCGCGCTAATATTTGGACTAACGTTGATTATAGAGACGGTTTTATTCCAGAGATAGAATTTAATGACTCACTTCGTTATGCCACCGCAGTTGGCTTGGCCTTGGGTGGTTTTTGGGGACATGATTAA
- a CDS encoding PilN domain-containing protein — protein MINLIPKEEKIQITEEYRRRLLVVFFLLLLCTGAIAILLSLPTYILFESKYKTVLDSLDVAKHLSLERRDAETELAVRDLNDRVSVILSPVQKRSVVEIVSVVVSKKVDGVYIQRISYDAAQNSGNVSISGVALSRDKALSFVKALESAQIFSKIDLPVGSLVKEKNLDFIISATLK, from the coding sequence ATGATTAACTTAATTCCAAAAGAAGAAAAAATACAGATTACCGAAGAATATCGACGGAGGCTTTTGGTCGTTTTCTTCCTTCTCTTGTTGTGTACTGGAGCCATTGCCATTCTGTTGTCTTTGCCAACTTATATTTTATTTGAGAGTAAATATAAAACAGTATTAGATAGTCTTGATGTGGCGAAACATCTTTCTCTTGAGCGTCGCGACGCTGAGACAGAACTTGCTGTACGAGATTTAAATGACCGTGTTTCGGTAATACTTTCTCCGGTTCAAAAACGTAGTGTTGTGGAGATTGTTTCAGTTGTTGTTTCAAAAAAAGTTGATGGCGTGTACATACAGAGAATTTCTTACGACGCAGCTCAAAATAGCGGTAACGTTTCAATTAGTGGTGTCGCCTTGAGTAGAGACAAAGCACTTTCTTTTGTTAAAGCCCTTGAGAGTGCACAAATTTTTTCTAAAATTGATTTACCTGTCGGAAGTTTGGTTAAAGAAAAAAACTTAGATTTTATAATTTCTGCAACCTTAAAATAA